The following coding sequences are from one Triticum dicoccoides isolate Atlit2015 ecotype Zavitan chromosome 4A, WEW_v2.0, whole genome shotgun sequence window:
- the LOC119285373 gene encoding probable glucuronosyltransferase Os03g0287800 — protein sequence MGSAMDHVGAAGGRAKKASGGSQLWKKALLHSSLCFVMGFFTGFAPSSVSDWRSVAPAGVGSSHVVKTPQVIASGAAMDRSLLARDAAARIGGVPRPLLVVVTTTESTPTAAGERAAMLTRMAHTLRLVPPPLLWVVVEAAPDVPATAKLLRDTGILYRHLTYKENFTAAEVAAGKERHHQRNTALEHIERHRLAAIVHFAGLGDVYELRFFDQLRQISTFGAWPVARMSRNERKVVIQGPACSSSKVLGWFSRDLMSNGTAGTGGGTAATSPEIDVHGFAFNSSVLWDPERWGRYPTSEPDKSQDSMRFVQQVVSEDYSKVKGIPPDCLEIMVWGVDTPPPPAPSSSQQTPGNKRR from the exons ATGGGCTCCGCCATGGACCACGTCGGCGCGGCGGGCGGGAGGGCCAAGAAGGCGTCCGGCGGCTCGCAGCTGTGGAAGAAGGCGCTGCTGCATTCCAGCCTCTGCTTCGTCATGGGCTTCTTCACGGGCTTCGCCCCCTCCTCCGTCTCCGACTGGCGGTCCGTCGCGCCCGCCGGGGTGGGGAGCAGCCACGTGGTGAAGACGCCGCAAGTGATCGCGTCGGGCGCGGCCATGGACCGGAGCCTGCTGGCGCGGGACGCGGCCGCGAGAATCGGGGGCGTCCCGCGGCCTCTCCTGGTGGTCGTGACGACGACCGAGTCGACGCCTACGGCGGCCGGCGAGCGGGCGGCGATGCTGACCAGGATGGCGCACACCCTGCGGCtcgtgccgccgccgctgctgtggGTGGTGGTGGAGGCCGCCCCCGACGTGCCGGCGACGGCGAAGCTGCTGCGCGACACGGGGATCCTGTACCGCCACCTGACCTACAAGGAGAACTTCACGGCCGCCGAGGTCGCCGCGGGCAAGGAGCGCCACCACCAGCGCAACACCGCGCTGGAGCACATCGAGCGGCACCGCCTCGCCGCCATCGTCCACTTCGCCGGCCTCGGCGACGTCTACGAGCTGCGCTTTTTCGACCAGCTCCGGCAGATCAG TACATTCGGTGCGTGGCCGGTGGCGAGGATGTCGCGGAACGAGCGGAAGGTGGTCATCCAGGGCCCTGCGTGCAGCTCCTCCAAGGTCCTCGGCTGGTTCTCCAGGGACCTGATGAGCAACGGCACCGCCGGCACGGGCGGCGGCACGGCGGCGACCTCGCCTGAGATTGACGTCCACGGCTTCGCCTTCAACAGCTCCGTGCTCTGGGACCCCGAGCGCTGGGGCCGCTACCCGACCTCCGAGCCCGACAAGTCCCAG GACTCGATGAGGTTTGTGCAGCAAGTGGTGTCGGAGGATTATAGCAAGGTGAAGGGCATTCCTCCAGATTGCCTGGAGATCATGGTGTGGGGCGTcgacacgccgccgccgccggccccgtcTTCCTCGCAACAAACTCCGGGGAATAAGAGGAGGTAG